A single region of the Streptomyces vilmorinianum genome encodes:
- a CDS encoding serine/threonine-protein kinase → MIPLSTGDPLRLGPYRLLGTLGEGGMGKVYFGRDSAGRTAAVKVLHPELSHDAHLAQRFVREAVTAQAVTSHGVARVLGAQLEGGRPWIAAEFLAGPTLEEAIAAYGPLDEAGLRTLAAALARTLGDIHAAGLVHRDLKPSNIVLTSAGPRVIDFGIARPEHGLTLTTTGQIPVTPGYGAPEQVLGQRVGPAADVFSLGALLAYAASGVRAYDGPHVAGVQYQVVHGDPDLRHVPDGIRVLLLPCLAKDPAHRPLPSQIAEAFTPPRGANKLWRQGDLAADIRRREKAAAVMTAAFRSAGEAKPSRRRLLMALTGGGAALGLGGVGAAWWLPDGREPANVPVVIPAAAERPVAATLKPDEQLTPLWGPMTGTDSTTLPPLPVRDVVVVGSADGGLAAYRVTDGKRKWTASDVMASAGWLTAADRLVLAADVTGSLYAFIASTGEQVWSVPVSADRLLASDDRAVYVMTQERQLQAVGVTTGKVLWSLLTPVRTSSAKPPAAAVKNGRLVLFPSDGNVVALDTATGKAVWGLDDQGTSAVMPAVVGDKVYLGGRTLTCRSLADGKELWSVPAESGVWGPPAVRGNEVYGVDHDFRRLRASDGKEEWYLYGATRYGIRLPPVVQGGTVWFATSDDGYLIAVDTRSGKQIFDYSNEGIGGYAYAGDGNRVFVEHAGSISALPVRP, encoded by the coding sequence ATGATCCCCCTCAGTACCGGCGATCCGCTGCGCCTCGGCCCGTACAGGCTTCTCGGCACCCTGGGTGAGGGCGGTATGGGAAAGGTCTACTTCGGGCGCGACAGCGCGGGCCGCACCGCAGCGGTCAAGGTCCTGCACCCCGAGCTCTCCCACGACGCGCATCTGGCCCAGCGCTTCGTACGGGAGGCCGTCACCGCGCAGGCCGTGACCAGCCACGGCGTGGCGCGGGTCCTCGGCGCGCAGTTGGAGGGCGGCCGTCCCTGGATCGCCGCGGAGTTCCTGGCGGGCCCGACACTCGAAGAGGCGATCGCCGCGTACGGACCGCTGGACGAGGCCGGACTACGCACCCTCGCGGCGGCTCTCGCCCGCACGCTCGGGGACATTCACGCGGCCGGTCTCGTCCATCGCGACCTCAAGCCGTCCAACATCGTTCTGACCTCGGCCGGTCCGCGCGTCATCGACTTCGGCATCGCCCGTCCCGAGCACGGGCTGACCCTGACCACGACCGGCCAGATCCCGGTCACCCCGGGGTACGGTGCACCGGAGCAGGTGCTCGGGCAGCGCGTCGGCCCGGCGGCCGACGTCTTCTCGCTCGGCGCCCTGCTCGCATACGCGGCGAGCGGGGTCCGTGCCTACGACGGCCCGCATGTGGCAGGCGTGCAATACCAGGTCGTGCACGGCGATCCGGACCTGCGACACGTCCCCGACGGGATCCGGGTCCTGCTGCTCCCCTGCCTGGCCAAGGACCCGGCCCATCGCCCCCTCCCCTCCCAGATCGCGGAGGCCTTCACGCCGCCGCGGGGAGCGAACAAACTGTGGCGCCAAGGTGACTTGGCCGCGGACATCCGCCGGCGTGAGAAGGCGGCCGCAGTCATGACCGCGGCCTTCCGTTCAGCCGGAGAGGCCAAGCCGTCCCGTCGGCGACTTCTCATGGCGCTCACGGGGGGAGGCGCCGCACTCGGCCTCGGCGGCGTGGGGGCGGCCTGGTGGCTCCCGGACGGCCGCGAGCCCGCGAACGTTCCGGTGGTCATCCCGGCGGCCGCGGAGCGGCCGGTGGCCGCCACGCTCAAGCCAGATGAACAACTGACCCCTCTGTGGGGGCCCATGACAGGAACGGACTCCACGACGCTGCCTCCCCTCCCGGTCCGGGACGTCGTGGTGGTCGGCTCGGCCGACGGCGGACTGGCCGCCTACCGGGTGACTGACGGAAAGCGGAAGTGGACGGCCTCGGATGTGATGGCGTCCGCCGGCTGGCTCACCGCGGCCGATCGGCTCGTCCTTGCAGCGGATGTCACGGGATCCCTGTACGCGTTCATCGCCTCGACAGGCGAACAGGTGTGGTCGGTCCCCGTCTCTGCCGACAGGCTCCTGGCCTCGGACGACCGCGCCGTGTACGTGATGACCCAGGAGCGGCAGTTGCAGGCAGTCGGCGTCACGACCGGCAAGGTGCTCTGGTCGTTGCTCACGCCTGTGCGGACGTCGAGCGCGAAGCCTCCGGCGGCGGCCGTGAAGAATGGCCGGCTGGTCCTGTTCCCGTCCGACGGCAATGTGGTCGCTCTGGACACGGCCACAGGCAAGGCCGTCTGGGGTCTCGACGACCAGGGGACGTCGGCGGTCATGCCCGCCGTGGTCGGCGACAAGGTGTACCTCGGCGGCCGCACGCTCACATGCCGGTCGCTCGCCGACGGAAAGGAGTTGTGGAGCGTTCCTGCCGAGTCCGGGGTATGGGGACCTCCAGCCGTCCGCGGTAACGAGGTGTACGGCGTCGACCACGACTTCCGCCGCCTCCGGGCGAGCGACGGCAAGGAAGAGTGGTATCTCTACGGAGCAACCAGGTACGGCATCAGGCTGCCGCCTGTCGTCCAAGGAGGCACGGTGTGGTTCGCAACGAGTGACGACGGGTATCTGATCGCCGTCGACACCCGCTCCGGTAAGCAGATCTTCGATTACTCGAACGAGGGTATCGGCGGGTACGCGTATGCCGGAGACGGCAATCGCGTCTTCGTCGAGCACGCCGGCTCGATCTCCGCCCTACCGGTCAGACCTTGA
- a CDS encoding WXG100 family type VII secretion target — MSTKNDGVMLVTYASLDDAANTIEAQAKRLDDALEAIQTKIRSVSNTWEGEAKTAADGAHLKWDKETRAIHTALQGIAKAVRQAAPAYQAGDKRASGFF; from the coding sequence ATGTCGACCAAGAACGACGGCGTCATGCTCGTCACGTACGCCTCGCTCGATGACGCGGCGAACACGATCGAGGCGCAGGCGAAGCGCCTGGACGACGCTCTGGAGGCAATCCAGACGAAGATCCGCTCGGTCTCCAACACCTGGGAAGGTGAGGCGAAGACCGCCGCGGACGGCGCGCACCTCAAGTGGGACAAGGAGACCCGCGCCATCCACACGGCGCTGCAGGGCATCGCCAAGGCGGTCCGCCAGGCCGCCCCGGCCTACCAGGCCGGCGACAAGAGGGCCTCGGGCTTCTTCTAA
- a CDS encoding WXG100 family type VII secretion target encodes MSVLKVGDQSLKDFQDELTVKFEDVKGQLKSLQGVIDSLEGRWKGIGAGAFDVKQTEINQGMVRIAKLMLNFQEAIQVTRTTSGNTDDEVEAALKGVDVTAGFSGDAGAEAKAKSNIAGL; translated from the coding sequence ATGTCAGTCTTGAAGGTTGGCGATCAGAGCCTCAAGGATTTCCAGGACGAACTCACCGTCAAGTTCGAGGACGTCAAGGGACAGCTGAAGTCCCTCCAGGGTGTCATCGACAGCCTCGAGGGCCGCTGGAAGGGCATCGGCGCCGGCGCCTTCGACGTCAAGCAGACGGAGATCAACCAGGGCATGGTGCGCATCGCCAAGCTGATGCTCAACTTCCAGGAAGCCATCCAGGTCACCCGTACGACCTCCGGCAACACCGACGACGAGGTCGAGGCGGCCCTGAAGGGCGTCGACGTGACCGCGGGCTTCTCGGGCGACGCCGGTGCCGAGGCGAAGGCCAAGTCGAACATCGCCGGTCTCTGA
- a CDS encoding S8 family serine peptidase — protein MTAGMIEARRLRRGLLSMVAATAVLTVGFVGAAPAAAAADVQSKQWYLDAMDAEEIWKTSTGEGIKVAVIDTGVNPSTPSLKGQVLKGMDVSEAKGDETDDYRGHGTTMAELIAGTGAGGGLKGLAPGAKIIPYRVSDTELQNNQKVNAFDEEEAIRAAADSDAKIINMSFGNEYYTTAVREAVKYAQSKGKLFFAATGNDAKKGNKEHYPAAYPEAIAVAATDREGQVADYSQHGDFVDLAAPANGIPRWCDESFTRYCDGDGGTSAATAIASASAALIWSAHPDWTGNQVLRVMLESAGRGEDWKPGTVSRYLGYGIVRPGAHINRGIGKPGDPGINPLTNKKVGDTSDSSHWTAPSASASAQAPESKPTSDAVVAGSSKSTENKSQLGLIIGGAAAVVVVAGVAFVIARRRRTA, from the coding sequence ATGACGGCAGGAATGATTGAGGCGCGCAGGCTTCGACGAGGGCTGCTCAGCATGGTTGCTGCGACGGCGGTGCTGACGGTCGGCTTCGTCGGCGCTGCCCCTGCGGCGGCTGCTGCCGATGTCCAGTCGAAGCAGTGGTACCTGGATGCCATGGATGCCGAGGAGATCTGGAAGACCTCGACAGGCGAAGGCATCAAGGTTGCCGTCATCGATACCGGAGTCAACCCCTCCACTCCTTCCCTCAAGGGGCAAGTGCTGAAGGGGATGGACGTCTCAGAGGCTAAGGGCGACGAAACCGACGACTACAGGGGCCACGGGACGACGATGGCTGAGCTCATCGCCGGCACGGGAGCAGGCGGGGGCCTCAAAGGGCTGGCGCCGGGAGCAAAGATCATTCCTTATCGGGTCAGCGACACGGAGTTGCAGAACAATCAGAAGGTAAACGCCTTCGACGAGGAAGAGGCGATCAGAGCCGCTGCGGACAGTGATGCCAAGATCATCAACATGTCGTTCGGCAACGAGTACTACACGACGGCCGTTCGAGAGGCCGTCAAATACGCTCAGTCGAAGGGCAAGCTGTTCTTCGCAGCAACAGGCAACGATGCCAAGAAGGGGAACAAGGAGCACTATCCGGCCGCCTACCCCGAGGCGATCGCAGTCGCAGCAACCGATCGGGAAGGCCAAGTGGCCGACTACTCCCAGCACGGCGACTTTGTAGACCTTGCCGCACCGGCTAACGGCATTCCAAGGTGGTGCGACGAGAGCTTCACCCGCTACTGCGACGGAGACGGCGGAACCAGCGCTGCGACCGCCATCGCCTCCGCCTCCGCCGCCCTCATCTGGTCCGCCCACCCCGACTGGACCGGCAACCAGGTGCTCCGCGTCATGCTTGAGTCCGCCGGCCGCGGCGAGGACTGGAAGCCGGGCACCGTGAGCCGCTACCTCGGCTACGGCATCGTCCGTCCCGGCGCCCACATCAACCGCGGCATCGGCAAGCCGGGTGACCCGGGCATCAACCCCCTGACCAACAAGAAGGTCGGCGACACGTCGGATTCGTCCCACTGGACTGCCCCTTCTGCATCAGCTTCGGCACAAGCCCCCGAGAGCAAGCCGACATCCGACGCCGTTGTGGCAGGCTCCAGCAAGAGCACTGAAAACAAGAGCCAGTTGGGGCTCATCATCGGCGGCGCCGCAGCCGTGGTCGTCGTCGCAGGGGTGGCCTTCGTGATCGCACGACGGCGGCGCACCGCCTGA
- the mycP gene encoding type VII secretion-associated serine protease mycosin, with the protein MTYLPRRLLAVAATTALTVIGLPLSTAVAEDGSQCTFPGKMYEGRPWSLQRVLMDELWTQSTGKGVRVAVIDTGVDVRNPQLTKAVDVKSGVNLIPKDIKDENGNKIERGKEDGTTDTVGHGTKVAGIIAARPAKGTGFVGLAPDATIIPVQQNDAEGHGTAATLASAIRHAIAKKADVINISQDTANAVEPTLALKEAVDDALAREIVVVASAGNDGLGGNVKRTYPASYPGVLAVASSDRNNERAQFSQSGDFVGVAAPGVDMISTVPGGGHCADNGTSFSAPYVAGLAALIKAKHKDWTQEQIVAQIQQTAERSIAGHDRLVGWGVVDPIRALTEDDKPIEKPVAHEGVTRAEAPTPAALHLGETPDQRAARLATYVVVGGGVLVAAIAGGAVALRDHRRRSNCSRTPPRGTEL; encoded by the coding sequence ATGACGTACCTCCCCCGGCGTCTGCTCGCCGTCGCGGCCACGACGGCGCTCACCGTCATCGGCCTGCCGCTGTCGACCGCGGTGGCGGAGGACGGCTCCCAGTGCACCTTCCCCGGGAAGATGTACGAGGGCCGCCCCTGGTCGCTCCAGCGCGTCCTGATGGACGAACTGTGGACGCAGTCCACCGGCAAGGGCGTGCGGGTCGCCGTCATCGACACGGGCGTCGATGTCAGGAACCCGCAGCTGACGAAGGCCGTGGACGTCAAGAGCGGCGTGAACCTCATCCCGAAGGACATCAAGGACGAGAACGGCAACAAGATCGAGCGCGGCAAGGAGGACGGCACCACGGACACGGTGGGCCACGGCACCAAGGTGGCCGGCATCATCGCCGCTCGCCCGGCCAAGGGCACGGGGTTCGTCGGACTTGCGCCGGACGCCACGATCATCCCCGTCCAGCAGAACGACGCCGAAGGCCACGGCACGGCCGCGACGCTCGCGTCGGCGATCAGGCACGCGATCGCCAAGAAGGCCGACGTGATCAACATCTCCCAGGACACGGCCAACGCCGTGGAGCCCACGCTCGCCCTGAAGGAGGCCGTCGACGACGCTCTGGCGCGCGAGATCGTGGTCGTCGCCTCGGCGGGCAACGACGGCCTCGGCGGCAACGTCAAGCGCACGTACCCCGCCTCGTACCCGGGCGTCCTCGCCGTCGCCTCGTCCGACCGCAACAACGAACGCGCGCAGTTCTCCCAGTCCGGCGACTTCGTGGGCGTGGCCGCCCCCGGCGTCGACATGATCTCGACGGTGCCGGGAGGCGGCCACTGCGCCGACAACGGCACCAGCTTCTCCGCCCCCTACGTCGCCGGCCTGGCAGCCCTGATCAAGGCCAAGCACAAGGACTGGACGCAGGAACAGATCGTCGCCCAGATCCAGCAGACCGCCGAACGCTCGATCGCGGGCCACGACCGCCTCGTCGGCTGGGGCGTGGTCGACCCGATCCGGGCGCTGACGGAGGACGACAAGCCGATCGAGAAGCCGGTCGCCCACGAGGGAGTGACCCGCGCCGAGGCCCCGACCCCGGCCGCTCTCCACCTGGGCGAGACCCCGGACCAGCGCGCTGCCCGCCTGGCGACCTATGTGGTGGTGGGCGGAGGAGTCCTGGTGGCGGCGATCGCCGGCGGAGCGGTGGCGCTCCGGGACCACCGGCGCAGAAGCAATTGCAGCCGCACACCGCCTCGGGGTACCGAACTGTAG
- the eccB gene encoding type VII secretion protein EccB yields MASRRDELNAYTFAKRRLIAQFVQPNATGSEEGAPRPLRAVAPGAIVGVVILAIFGAWGMFKPVAPKDWDKPGENVIIASKSTTRYVVLKTGDKTQLHPVLNMSSAKLLLNPDKGKVINVDESVLDSGKIPHGATLGIPYAPDRLPSDKEAGRAKRWAVCERPGEGGRAIQKAAFVLAEREEKKTDGANRLVGGELLYVEGPDQTRYVVDAQGRAYPVDKDELLLRQLVGQGRAAQRVSDAWLATLHKGDRISFPTVPGQAGAAAGVSGLPAEVNKVGMVLSATDGTRKQMYVVLKDTVAPVSDFTAKLLLNSRQLVDLGQAGQATSVSGGAFQPGQAFGQDKKWPQSVPVPVNDASTTEGSRNTVCNVLRKVNEGNGSTTLSTWAGTDFPATLPTGSSSAYVTPGSGQLFRQFKGSTTSTGFLFLVTDTGLRYAMQSNGDSATDDSGIGSSGSEEEKQQRQAEAQQAQNRLGYKNVEPLPIPAEWSTFLPTGPRLSTGAARQPQGS; encoded by the coding sequence ATGGCATCACGACGCGATGAACTGAACGCCTACACCTTCGCGAAGCGGAGGCTGATTGCGCAGTTCGTGCAGCCGAACGCGACGGGCTCGGAGGAAGGTGCCCCACGCCCGCTGCGCGCGGTGGCCCCCGGAGCCATCGTCGGCGTGGTGATCCTGGCGATCTTCGGAGCCTGGGGCATGTTCAAGCCGGTCGCTCCCAAGGACTGGGACAAGCCCGGCGAGAACGTCATCATCGCGAGCAAGTCGACGACGCGTTACGTGGTGCTCAAGACGGGCGACAAGACGCAGCTCCACCCGGTGTTGAACATGTCGTCGGCCAAGCTGCTCCTCAACCCCGACAAGGGCAAGGTCATCAACGTCGACGAGTCGGTGCTCGACAGCGGGAAGATCCCGCACGGCGCCACCCTCGGTATCCCGTACGCCCCCGACCGCCTCCCCAGTGACAAGGAGGCCGGCCGGGCCAAGCGCTGGGCCGTGTGCGAGCGGCCGGGCGAAGGCGGCCGGGCGATCCAGAAGGCGGCGTTCGTCCTCGCCGAGCGCGAGGAGAAGAAGACCGACGGCGCCAACCGGCTCGTCGGCGGTGAACTGCTGTACGTCGAAGGGCCCGACCAGACCCGCTACGTCGTCGACGCCCAGGGCAGGGCGTACCCCGTGGACAAGGACGAACTGCTCCTGCGGCAGCTCGTCGGCCAGGGCCGCGCCGCCCAGCGCGTCTCCGACGCGTGGCTGGCCACCCTCCACAAGGGCGACCGCATCTCGTTCCCGACCGTCCCCGGCCAGGCGGGCGCCGCCGCCGGCGTCAGCGGCCTCCCGGCCGAGGTGAACAAGGTCGGGATGGTGCTGTCCGCGACCGACGGCACCAGGAAGCAGATGTACGTCGTACTCAAGGACACGGTCGCCCCCGTCTCGGACTTCACGGCCAAGCTGCTGCTCAACAGCCGCCAGCTCGTCGACCTCGGCCAGGCGGGCCAGGCGACTTCGGTCAGCGGCGGCGCCTTCCAGCCGGGCCAGGCCTTCGGCCAGGACAAGAAGTGGCCCCAGTCCGTGCCGGTGCCCGTCAACGACGCGAGCACGACCGAAGGCAGCCGCAACACCGTCTGCAACGTCCTGCGCAAGGTGAACGAGGGCAACGGCTCGACGACGCTGAGCACCTGGGCGGGAACGGACTTCCCGGCCACCCTGCCGACCGGCTCCAGCAGTGCCTACGTCACTCCCGGATCGGGCCAGCTGTTCCGGCAGTTCAAGGGATCCACGACCTCCACCGGGTTCCTGTTCCTCGTCACCGACACCGGCCTTCGCTATGCGATGCAGTCGAACGGCGACAGCGCCACCGACGACTCCGGCATCGGCTCCTCCGGCTCGGAGGAGGAGAAGCAGCAGCGCCAGGCGGAGGCGCAGCAGGCCCAGAACCGCCTCGGATACAAGAACGTCGAGCCGCTCCCCATCCCCGCGGAGTGGTCCACGTTCCTGCCCACCGGGCCCCGCCTGTCGACCGGCGCCGCACGCCAGCCGCAGGGTTCATGA
- the eccE gene encoding type VII secretion protein EccE: protein MGTATRARNGRTTGRAAGSSRRQRSNGGSERRDPRTAPAARAVPATTTLRPLSRTSRVGPFQLRQLVLVESALALVAVGFAMGGLWLVPTCVAAGVLVVLAVIRRRGQAMQDWLGTALSLRARRRNTAPAAPDSDPSLAPVTESVPGFRPSPYVDRNHRTVGMLGDGTFLTAVLRVEASGAALRPVFGARAFPLSLLGDALEVDDIVAESVQLVQQVRAAPAPHLPQQSVARLSYAPLQERTGAPALRLTWVAVKLDPELCREAVQARGGGLEGAQRCLVRIADHLASRISGAGFQAVVLDQEELNSTMATAACTSPRAAARAGRPDTAPQRRTAETSRVWRCDDRWHTTYAVGRWPDLGRGAAPLPKLVALLTAVPAYATTFSLTVRHGTRQGAMDVGGHVRVTGGSDNELVRVRRALEQAARHAKVGLLRLDREQLPGVLATMPLGGAR, encoded by the coding sequence ATGGGTACGGCGACGCGTGCGCGTAACGGGCGGACCACCGGCCGGGCGGCTGGATCTTCCCGACGGCAACGCAGCAATGGCGGCAGCGAACGGCGCGATCCTCGAACAGCGCCTGCCGCGCGGGCAGTCCCCGCGACGACGACGCTGCGCCCGCTGTCGCGGACCAGCCGGGTCGGCCCCTTCCAGCTGCGGCAGCTGGTTCTCGTGGAGTCGGCGCTGGCCCTGGTCGCCGTCGGGTTCGCGATGGGCGGCCTCTGGCTCGTCCCCACCTGCGTCGCCGCGGGCGTGCTGGTCGTCCTGGCGGTGATACGCCGTCGCGGTCAGGCCATGCAGGACTGGCTCGGGACCGCGCTGTCGTTGCGTGCCCGCCGGCGCAACACCGCTCCCGCCGCGCCCGATTCGGACCCTTCCCTCGCTCCCGTGACGGAGAGCGTGCCCGGTTTCCGTCCCTCGCCGTACGTCGACCGGAACCATCGCACCGTCGGCATGCTGGGCGACGGCACGTTCCTGACCGCCGTGCTGCGCGTCGAGGCGAGCGGTGCGGCGCTGCGGCCGGTCTTCGGCGCCCGCGCCTTCCCGCTGTCCCTTCTGGGTGACGCCCTCGAGGTCGACGACATCGTGGCCGAGTCGGTCCAGCTGGTGCAGCAGGTACGCGCGGCTCCCGCGCCCCACCTCCCCCAGCAGTCCGTTGCCCGGCTCTCGTACGCCCCTCTGCAGGAACGGACCGGGGCGCCCGCGCTGCGCCTGACCTGGGTGGCCGTGAAGCTGGACCCCGAACTCTGCCGGGAGGCCGTGCAGGCCCGCGGCGGCGGACTCGAAGGCGCTCAGCGCTGCCTCGTCCGGATCGCGGACCATCTGGCCAGCCGGATCTCCGGCGCCGGCTTCCAGGCCGTCGTGCTGGACCAGGAGGAGCTCAACTCCACCATGGCGACGGCGGCCTGTACGAGCCCGCGCGCCGCGGCCAGGGCCGGCCGGCCCGACACGGCACCTCAGCGCCGTACGGCCGAGACGTCCCGGGTGTGGCGCTGCGACGACCGCTGGCACACCACGTACGCGGTCGGCCGCTGGCCCGACCTCGGGCGAGGGGCGGCGCCGCTGCCCAAGCTGGTCGCGCTGCTCACCGCCGTGCCCGCGTACGCGACGACGTTCAGCCTCACCGTCCGCCACGGGACGCGTCAGGGCGCGATGGACGTCGGCGGCCACGTACGGGTCACGGGTGGCTCCGACAACGAACTCGTCCGCGTGCGGCGGGCTTTGGAGCAGGCGGCGCGCCACGCGAAGGTCGGGCTGCTGCGCCTGGACCGCGAACAGCTGCCGGGCGTACTGGCGACGATGCCTCTGGGGGGTGCCCGGTAA
- a CDS encoding DUF397 domain-containing protein, with amino-acid sequence MGSAQEKDELYALDISDVEWHGAPGTSPDEERVEIAHLPGGAVAMRSSLDPDTVLRYTEAEWRAFVLGARDGEFDLR; translated from the coding sequence ATGGGGAGCGCGCAGGAAAAGGACGAGCTGTACGCCCTCGACATCTCGGACGTCGAGTGGCACGGTGCCCCCGGTACGAGCCCGGACGAGGAGCGCGTCGAGATCGCCCATCTGCCGGGCGGTGCCGTCGCCATGCGCTCCTCGCTGGACCCGGACACGGTGTTGCGCTACACCGAGGCCGAGTGGCGGGCGTTCGTGCTCGGCGCGCGGGACGGGGAGTTCGATCTGCGCTGA